One window from the genome of Nicotiana tomentosiformis chromosome 5, ASM39032v3, whole genome shotgun sequence encodes:
- the LOC138892753 gene encoding uncharacterized protein, producing MRSDSSQRDPNLWCEYHGTNGHRTGDCRHLREEVATLLKNDHLREFLSDRAKNNYGRNKDNAELSKAGEEPPCQMINMIFGGNEINGVTFSAAKKMKVSITHSKRLREDDITFTEEDADGLLLPHNDALVISLNVLDFKIKRILVDPGSSANIVQWRVLEQVKLTGSIIPATNS from the coding sequence ATGAGATCCGATTCTAGCCAGAgagatcccaacttatggtgcgAGTACCATGGGACGAATGGTCACCGGACAGGGGACTGTCGACACCTCCGAGAGGAGgtggcaacactattgaagaatgaccacctcagagaattcttgagtgatcgagctaagaacaattatggtcgtaacaaAGACAACGCGGAACtttcgaaagcaggagaagaacccccatgccaaatgatcaatatgatcttcggggggaatgagattaacggggtcaccttttcggcagcgaagaagatgaaagtatcaataactcatagtaaaagactgCGGGAAGACGATAtaactttcacggaggaagacgcaGATGGATTGCTATTACCACACAACGACGCactagtaatttctttaaatgtgttagattttaagattaaacgtattctggtggatccaggaagttcggctaatatcgtacaatggagagtattggagcaagttaaactcaccggaagcattatcccGGCAACAAATTCGTAA
- the LOC138892754 gene encoding uncharacterized protein, with amino-acid sequence MADNTVNNMHNPEIRGDQPHFEDSISDTRNEENDATLVHDRQNPRQVRETTSDDADEEHVVDAFMREVNARMDQISGVPLILKGLDSKKYTQLPHKSSATPELIPKRFKMLEMPKYDGTSNPQEHITTYTTAVKGNDLAPHKIESVMLKTFGETLTRGALTWYSLLPEHSIDYFEMLTDSFIKAHAGARKVQSRKADIFRIAQGESKLLREFITRFQKERMLLPVVPDKWAAEAFTKGLNPRSSDASRKMKESLLEFQATTWADIHNWYESKIRIEDDQVSSTSSAKGREKSRE; translated from the exons atggcagataacactgttaacaacatgcacaaccctgaaattcgaggggatcagcctcatttcgaggattcaatcagtgacacccgcaatgaggaaAATGACGCCACACTGGTGCATGATAGGCAGAACCCTAGACAGGTTCGAGAGACAACTtctgatgatgctgatgaggagcatgtcgtGGATGCG tttatgagggaagtaaacgcccgcatggaccaaatctcGGGTGTGCCActaatattgaaaggcctggactcgaagaagtatactcaattacCGCACAAGTCAAGCGCGACACCAgaactaatcccgaagcggttcaaaatgcttgaaatgccaaagtatgacgggacttCAAACCCAcaagagcatattaccacctacacaacggcggtaaaaggaaatgatctagctcctcaCAAAATTGAATCTGTAATGTTAAAGacatttggagaaactctcacgaggggagccctaacgtggtattcattattacccgagcattccatagactaCTTTGAGATGCTcacggattctttcatcaaggctcatgctggggccagaaaagtacaatcccggaaggccgacatattcaggatcgcacagggagaatccaaattattacgagagttcattacccgattccagaaagaaagaatgttgctcccggttGTCCCGGataaatgggcagctgaagcattcaccaaaggattgaaccCGAGAAGCTCAGACGCTTCCCGAAAGAtgaaggagagcctgcttgagttccaagcaacaacttgggcagatatCCATAactggtacgagtcaaagataaggattgaaGATGACCAGGTTAGTTCcacatcatcggccaaaggacgggagaaaAGCAGAGAATAA